Below is a genomic region from Methanophagales archaeon.
GCTCGCCTCTCCAGCATGGCTATTTATTGCCACGAAATCTATATCTGCATCATTTTTTAATGCGGCTCTAAATACTATCCTGCCTATTCTGCCCCAACCATTTATCGCTACTTTTATCATATAACTTTATTCCAGCTATTTATTAAAATATTTTTATTTTTTAATTCAATGTTTCATTTAAATGGTAGAGATGGAGATAGCATTTGATGTAGCGAATATCCCCGGTCCTGATACGGGGGAAGTTGTATCACCAGAAGTGGCAGGACGCTATATATCGAGAGCGAAGAGACCTCTACTTGTGGTTGGTTCAGAGATACTACGTGATGAGTTCTTTATACAGATAGCGATAGAAATAAGCAAAAAGGGGATACCAATTGCGGCAACGGGACACAGCATAAGGGGGCTTGTGGAGCGCGGGTATGATGGTGGTGATGGTGTTGGTGTTAGTGTTAGATATTACAACCTGCATGAACTCACCAATTGTCTAAGGGACCCAAACTGGCGCGGTCTGGATGGACAGGGCAATTATGATGTGGTTATATTCTTTGGTATTGTGTATTACTATGCATCACAGATGCTCTCATGCATAAAGAACTTTGCTATTGAGCCACTGATTCGCACGGTATCCATTGATAGATATTATCATCCACATGCGCGGATGAGCTTCAGGAATATCCCGCCAAACAGGGAGGAGGAATACAAAGCGCTGTTAAAGCGAGTGGTGAATAGTATAAGTAGATAAATAGCCGGATAGAGATAGATAAATCAGTTGATTTTTAGGCTTTTTTACCAAAACCGAACCTTTTTAGGGGATATTATTTATGTACCTAAATTCCAACCTTTAGGGCAACCTAAGGATAAGGGGGGAGGAGGCGTTAGAAATGGTAGAGAAGAAGCGGCGGATATGGGAACTGCAGCATTTCACTGTTTGTAGAATCCTGGGGCTGACTTACAATGGTGATGTGCTGAAAGGGCTGTATAAGGATTTGAAACTTGAACATAATAGTAGCATGGGTGCATACGAGATGCATCAACAGCTCATCCAGCTGTGCAGGATGCAGAGCCAGCATGCCAGGCGATTGGAACGGTTATTGGAGAAGCGATTTGCACCCTATAAAGAAGTTGCGCGGTTGGATAGTGAAGCGATATGCAGGATTATAGAAGGGGATGGAGATGAGGATGGCAAAATGGATAACGATAACAATAACAATAACCTGAAAGGGGTTCCTCTATCTGCCCTTATATGGTTTGCGGTACGTAATGCTGATGGTAATAGTGATAGTAATAGTAATGGAGACGATGGTAACAGCGGTAAAGAGATAGAATCAAGAATAGCAAGTGCTCTTCATCTGAAAGAGCACCAGGCATTGCGATTTTATGATGAACTGTCACGCAGGTCGGGTGGCAAGTCAGAGTTGGTAACGAAAGAACTGTTTGCGGCATTGGAAGCACGAGAGAAACTGCGACGTAGATGTGAGCGGCTGGAGCAAAAGAGGGATGAGTTGATTGCGGAACGTGAAAAGA
It encodes:
- the cdhB gene encoding CO dehydrogenase/acetyl-CoA synthase complex subunit epsilon; this translates as MEIAFDVANIPGPDTGEVVSPEVAGRYISRAKRPLLVVGSEILRDEFFIQIAIEISKKGIPIAATGHSIRGLVERGYDGGDGVGVSVRYYNLHELTNCLRDPNWRGLDGQGNYDVVIFFGIVYYYASQMLSCIKNFAIEPLIRTVSIDRYYHPHARMSFRNIPPNREEEYKALLKRVVNSISR